The genomic window CCGTCATTTCTTTATGCGGAGAATAAATGGGGGAAGAATAGCAAATCCAAACGGTTGGTTTACGATCCAATCGTTGGAAACTGCGAATCAACTCTACATAGTTTGGAACGAACTCCGCCTTGTTCTTCCCAATATTCCCAGGGCGGGTATCATTCGTTCCGAGTTTGATGACCACTACATCCGGGTTGAACTTGAGCGCCGCTTTATATTGCGGTGCCCGCCAATACGGGGCGTGCCCCTTCTTCAACACCGTCGCCCCGTTTTTGCCAAAATTACCGACAACGTATGGATCGCCCAACAGGGTTTGAAGCTGGGCGGGATAGCTCTCCTTCGCTCGATTCTCGATCCCAAACCCATAGGTAATGCTATCCCCCACGCAGGCAACCCGGATCTGTTTCGGCTGAGCAACTGCAACGGCCGCCGCAGTTACCTGATTCAAAACCGAGCCCTCGCCTTTATCCTGAGGGTTGACCAGGCCATGGGGGCGCTGATCCGATCCGGCAACATCGACATCGCCGAGCTCGGCGCGGGTGCGCTCCGCTTCCTTCATCAATTCGGCGGCGACCTCCGGATGCGTCGAAAGCACATTCTTTTCCTCGCCGACATCGGCATCGAGATCAAACAGCAGCGGCTCTTGCAGCGTGAGGTAGGGTTTCCGCGGCCCGCCCCCGTTTTTTGCCCAGTAGGGCTGATCGGCGGTGGTGCGCGGCAGATGAATTTTCCATTGTTCGTTGCGCACGCCCTGCAGGTTTACCCCGTTGTAATAATAAAAATATTGATGCGGGCTTTGCGTGGTCTTCCCCGTCAGCAGGTCGATAATGTTTTTCCCGTCGAGCGTGCGATCCTTCGGTAGCTCGGCCCCCGCCACATGGCAGAACAAGGGGAGCAAGTCCAAGCTGGAGATCATGGCGTCCGAAACCTGCCCGGCGGGAATATGCCCCGGCCAAGAGAAGATTGCCGGAACCCGGTGGCCGCCTTCCATGGTGACATACTTTCCGCCGCGCAACGGATTCGCCGACCCGTGCCGGGCGGGGCCGTTGTCCGACATGAATACCACCAGCGTGTTGGTGGCGATTCCGGCCTCCTCCACGGCGGCCAGCACTTGGCCGACGCTGGAATCGAGTTCCTTCACGAAATCACCGAAGACTCCGCCGCCTTGCTTCCCGGAGGTTCCTTTAAAGGCACTGCTGGGCAAAATCGGATCGTGGGCAATGTGATGCGCAAAGTAGACAAAGAACGGCTCGTCGTGATCCTGCTTGATAAATTCGACGATCTCGTCGGTGTAGAGCTTCGTTACCTTTTCAAAAGGAACGTTCTTTTCCAGCACCTCGCGGTTGCGGTAGATCGTGCGTTCATCCGCTCGATCTTTTTGGGTGCTGTAATTGCTGTACAGCCCGAGGTATTCATCGAAGCCGGCATCGAGTGGATGGGAACCGTCCACATGAAATCCGAGGTGCCACTTGCCAACCATCTTTGTGCGGTAGCCGGCCGACTTCAGCAACTCCGCCAAGGTGACCTCTTCCGAAGCGATTCCGTATTGCTCATATTTCGGGAACGGGTGCCGCGAAATCGGATGCCCGCAGCGCATGGGATAGCGCCCGGTCAGCAACGCCGCCCGCGAAGGGCCGCACACATTGGCCGCCACCAGGCAATCGGTCGCGCGCAAGCCACCACGGGCCATCCGGTCGATCTCCGGGGTACCCAGCTTCGAGCCATAGCAGCCCACATCGCCATAGCCTAAGTCATCGGCCAAGATGAGGACGATGTTGGGCGGAGTCGCCAAACAGGCGGAAGCCAGGCCGACCGCGAGGGTCCTTATTAATAATTTAATCATCATCTACCCGAGTTGATTAATGGCTCTATTTCGACTTCTTCATTTTGGCAGCGCCCTTGGACGGCTTCATCAACGGATCGTCTAGCTCCATGCTCAATTTCTTAAGCGCTTCGCGCATCTGCTTCAGCTTGGCGGCGTATTCCGGATTACCGGCGAGGTCGTCCAGCTCGTTCGGATCCTTCTTCAGGTTGAAGAGGCGCTCGACGTTGGCGGTGGGATAGGAAATAAACTTCCAGTCGCCTTTGGTAATCATCCGCTGCCGGTTCATATAGGCCCCGTAGATTTCCGGATAGTGCCCGGTGGTTTCCCCGCGCAGCAGCGGCAGCAGGCTTTTAAAATCAACCCCTTCCAACGGTGCACCGGCGACCTCCAGCGAAGTGGCCATCACATCCTGCAGATAGATCGGTGCATCGATTTTCACCCCCGGCTTCACATCCGGTCCGACGACCAGAAACGGCACGCGCACACTGTGGTCGTACATGTTTTGTTTCCCGCTAAAACCATGATGACCACAGGCCAACCCATGGTCGGCGGTAAAGACGACATAGGTGTTGTCGGCCTTGCCGGTTTTTTCCAACGCCTCGAAGATCCTGCCAATCTGATCGTCCATGTGGGTGATGATGGCGAAATATTCCTGGCGATTGACCTTCACGGCATATTCGGTGCGCGGATAGGGCATCAGCTTTTCATCGCGCAACCCCAGTCCGCAAACCTTATCGGCATACGGGTATTGGGGCAGGAAGTTTTCCGGCAGCTTGATGCGGTCGAGCGGATAGCGGTCGATGTATTCCTTCGGCGACTGACGCGGGTCGTGCGATGCATTGAAGGCCAGATACATAAAGAAGGGTTTGTCGTCCTTCGCCGCCGTTTCAAGAAACTCCACGCTGTCGTTGGCGACCACCTCGCTCCAGTGCGTGCCGCCTTCCCAGAACCCGCCGTTGGTGGTGTCCCAGGGTTTCCATCCCTTCTTGTAGTGCTCTTCATCGATCGGGCGGCCGTAGCCGTAACCCTTGGGCTTGGTGCCGTCGGCCGATCCCTTGCTACGGAAATCGCTTGGCATTCCGCCGCGGACATTTTTGGCGGTCTGGAAAAGATCCTCCGCCTCCGCGCCGGGAACATGCCACTTGCCGGTCATATAGGTTTGATAGCCCGCCGCCTGCATGCGCTGCGCCCACATGCTTTTCTCTTTGACGCCCGTTTTTACACCCGCCTGGGCATTCCAGACAAAGCGTCCGCAATTGAGCATCGATCGGCTGGCCGCGCAGACCGCCCCGCCCCAGGCGCCCATATTGTAGGCGTGCGTAAAGCTGGCCCCGTTTTCAACCAGCCTATCGAGATTCGGCGTATCAATGTCCAGCATGCCGGCCGCACCGATGGTTTCGTAACTCATGTCGTCCGCAAAAATAAAGACTACATTCGGCTGCTCGGCTTGCACCGGGTGTGCTCCGGCCACAAACAGGCATGAGGCCGCCATGGCCATGATTCGATACGTTCTTTTCATGATTAGTTAGCTCTCGTTGTTAAGGGTTTGGCATTGGCCATGAATCCGGCGGGACGGCTGTTTTGGGCCAGCTCTTCCTGAAAGGTTTCCGCACACCTAAGAAGACGCTCGGCAACCTCGGGATGGGACGCCAGAACATTCTGCTTCTCGCCCATGTCCGCATCCAAATCATACAACGCCATCATCGGGGAACTCGAACCCTTGCCCCGGGATCCCTTGCCGTTGCCCTTTGCTTTGCCGAGATGCAGCTTCCATTGGCCTGAGCGAACCGCCTTGAGGTCATTCCCCTTGTAATAGAAAAAGGCCTCGTGGGGGCTTTCCGCACCCCCGGTCAACACGGGGAAGATATCCTTGCCATCGATCACGCGGTCCGTCGGGATTTCGGCGCCGGCGAGTTTGGCGAACGTCGGCAGCAGATCCATGGCCGTCATCAGTTCATCGTTCACCTGCCCCGCCGGGATTTTCCCGGGCCAGCGGATCACGGTCGGCACCCGCATTCCGCCTTCGAAGGAACTGCCCTTCTTGCCCGACAGCGGTGCCGCACTTCCAACCGACGGCCCGTTGTCCGACGTGAAAACCACCACGGTGTTTTCATCGATTCCGTTCTGCTTCAGGGCATCCAGGATTTGCCCGACCGACCAGTCGATCTCGTTGATGGCATAGTTGTAGATTTTATCGCGCGTTAAATAGTCGATACGCGTTTCATGCTTAAGCTTGGTTTTGACCGCATCCGGCACCGGCTCCATGAAAGGCGGCGACAGATGGATGGGCCGATGCGGGATCGGATGCGGAATGTAGAGGAAGAACGGTTCGTCCTTATGCTTCCCGATGAATTCGACGGCCCGCCCGGTGATCCGCTTCGTGAGATAGTCCGCATCGGGTTCCTCTTCAATCACCGTCTCCATTTCCATCAGGGGAAGCGGAGGGAACCTATGCTTTTTGTCATTCAGGTGAAACGGGTGGATATCGTGGCTGTAGGGAAGGCCGAAGAATTCGTCGAAGCCCTGGCGGGTCGGCAAAAAGTCCGGCTGGTCACCGAGGTGCCACTTGCCGAAGATAGCGGTTTTATAACCGGCCGTTTTCAGCACCTCGGCCAGGGTGGTTTCCTCCGGGTTCAGGCCATTCTTATCCCCGGCGAGAAAGACGCCGGCGGCCAGGCCGATGCGCTTCGGGTAGCACCCGGTCATCAGGGCCGAGCGCGACGGTGTGCAGACCGAACCCGCCACATAGAAACTCGTCAGCTTCGCGCCCTCTTCCGCCATCCGGTCGATGCGCGGAGTCTTGACCTGCTTTCCCCCGAAACATCCCAGATCGGCATAGCCCTGGTCGTCGGTTAGAACGATGACAATATTGGGACGCGTTGAGAGCGATGCAGCAAAACACGAATGGATTAACAGAAGACCGCAAAGAACGCGAAGACCTGAATCCTTCGCGCTCTTTGCGACCTTTGTGTTTAAGAAACCCGTTGCATGCATGGTGTAGCTTAAAAGGCGCTTTTAATGACATCCAGCTTGGCGCCGAGCAACTTGCGCGCAAGTGGATCGAGCTCCGCTTCCGCCCCCTGGATATGGAAGGTCCGCTGCACGTGCCGCATGGTTTGGCCGGGTTTAAGGGCGGCGGCGGGCGAAGAGGTTTCGAGTTCATAGAACGGCCCCAACGGAGCAACGCCCGGCTCGGGCGAACCGTCGTTGTAGGAGTTGATCACGTCGCCGGCATAGGGTTCCTTCTGCTGTTCCCACATGGAGTTAACGAAACCGTTCGGTGCGTCCTGCACGTTGTAGGTGACAATATTGAGCACCTGCCCGGCGGCATCGTAGCTGCCGGCAATGCCCTTGGAGCGTTGCGGGCTGATGCCGATCTTGCCGCGCCGCGTGCCGTCGCCCTTGAAAAACAGTTTTTGCTTTTCGACCCGCAGGTATTCCGGCGGAACCTTGCCGAAGTAGGTGTCGTTCACTCTCGGGCCGAGTTCCTTCTCGCCACCCTGTTTGAACGGGATCACGACGGTCGTTTCGGGCGACGGGTTGTACATGCCCAGCATCCAGATCGAGAGCAAGCCGGTTTCCGGTTTCCATTCATTGGACCCCGTGTTGGTGATCCGGTTATCCGTTTCATAGCCGACCATGCGCAGCCCCTTGCCAAGCTCAACGCCCAGCATTTCCTCGGCATCGTCCTTATCAATCAATTCTATGGTGCGCTCGATGCCCACCTTGAATTCGGCTCCGCCGTAGTTGACCAGCTCAGCACGGTGTTTGAAAGTAACGGAATCGTCATCCTGTTCGACCACCTCGAACGCTTCGGTATCAATAACCGCTGGTGTCTGCCAATCGGAGAATTCAAATTGGGTTCCCGGCTTGAAAAAGAGCGCGTACTGCCCACCTTCCGGCCCGAGCCAAAAGCGTTCCTCCCCACCGAAGATATAGATGTGCTCTTCGAGCCGGCCTTTCTTCTCTTCCTCCGAAAGGAATCCGTTCTCGATGACCGGGCGGTTGATCCAGCCAAAGCTCGGACCGGCCTGGCGGTCGAAGGTGCTGGTCATCACACGCCCCTGGTAAACGGGCGCCACCGCCACCGCCGCATCGCCGTCTTTCAACAGGACGATCGGTGTATGCTGTTTCATGAACGCCACATCGTCGGCAAACGCGCCGCTTCCTCCGGTGTCCGTCGTTGCGCAACCGGAAACCAACCACAGAGCCGCGCCGCCCAATCCTGCCATCATTTGCATCGTCTTCATCTTATTCCCCTTTCTCTACATCAAACCTATGAATGAAAGGCAGGTTGCCCTTTCCTTTCGCACGTCCAATCTCAACGCCCCACTCCGGAAGGTCGCCGGTTCCGCTCTGGGTGAACGCCTCGGGGCGGTAGGCCCCGCCGGCCCACGGGCCTTTGACCACGGTGTGGGTCTTCGAGAAGTGTACGCCGTCTTCGGAATAGAGGATTGAATTGATGATATCCTTCGGTCCGGTGGTGCCGATCATGGCGGCAACGCCCGTCCCCTGGGGCCAAACCAGCACTTCGTGGTTCCCGGGAATCACCGGGTTTTCCGGATGCCTCACATAGGGGCCTTCGGGTTTGTCGGCAATGGCCAACCCCATCTGGGTCTGCCCGGGACTTTTGCCCAACTGACGCCCTTTGTAGTAGAACCAATATTTCCCTTCGCGGACCACCAAGCAGGCGTCATCAATCAGGTGGCTGTCGAAGTCCGCTGGATTGTCGCTGTTCTTCAACGCCGGATTGGTGGCGAGCCGCTCCCACGGGCCGTCGGGGGAGTCCGACACGGCAATGCCGATCTTCGAATCCGGGTTGAAGGGCTTTTCATGGTATGACCGGGACGTCCCGGTATAGAAGAGCCAATATTTTCCTTCGGCCACGAGAATGTTCGGCGTGAACACACTGGCCCCTTCCCAGCTCCCCGGCGCGCCCTTGGCCAACGACTCCCCCTTTTCCGTCCAGTTCACGCCATCCAACGAAGTCGCATACCAAACGGTGGCATCGTAGCCGGGAGAGATGGTTCCCTTCGAATACCACACATAGTAGAGGTCGCCCACCTTGATAATGTCGCTCGGGTCCCGGCGCATGACGCCCTTTTCCAAACCGATGCCCTTCAGCTCGGAATGGGTCACCACGACCTTTTTCATCTCCGCCTGCGCCGTTGCGGCCACGCCCGCAACCAGGCCGATTGCCATCCATGCCATTTTCCATTTCATCCTAAAACTCCTATTCCACAGTCCGGTTCTAATAACTTAGCTTGCCGCCTCTTGATGGTTTCTGACGTTCGCTCTCCCACCACTCCCGGGGGCCTTCCTTTTCAATATCCGCCCAAAGCTTGAGGAGAATGCGTTTCATCTCCTCCGTCTTTTCGGGCATCTTGGTTGCCAGATCGTTTTCTTCCTTCCAATCCTTCTGGACTTCGTAGAGTTGGAACTTCGTCAGCGTCTCGTCGGCGATCATCTTCCAATCGCCGACCCGCATGGCAACCCGTTCATTCGGGCCGGAAACATGCGTGCGCCAGAACATGGGGATTTTGCGTTCAACCGGCTTGCCCTGCAATGCGGGAAGCATGTTGACGCCGTCGATCGTGCGATCCTTCGGCAACGGCAGGCCGGTGATGGCGAGCACGGTGGAGAAGACATCGCTTCCGATCACCGGCACATCGCTGACGGAGCCGGGTTTGATGTTTCCGGGCCAGCGCGCCAACCCCGGAACGCGGATGCCGCCTTCGTATTCGCTGCGCTTGTTCCCGCGCAGACCGCCGCTCGAACCGCCGTATGCGGGAACCGGACCGTTGTCGGAAGAGAAATACACCAGGGTATCATCGCTCACCCCGGCCTGGTCGAGCGCATCGAGAATCATGCCAAGCCCATGGTCCATCTGGGTGATGTTCCCCATATACTTGCTGTTTTCATGCCCCTTGTAGAGCGCCTCGAAACGCGGATCGGTGGCGATCGGCGAATGCGGTTCATGAAACCAGACGGTCAGCGCAAACGGTTTTTTCGGATCGTGGAGATCCTTGAGCCAATGCACGGCCTCCCCTGCCACCAGCGGGGCGGAAT from Pontiella desulfatans includes these protein-coding regions:
- a CDS encoding sulfatase-like hydrolase/transferase, yielding MMIKLLIRTLAVGLASACLATPPNIVLILADDLGYGDVGCYGSKLGTPEIDRMARGGLRATDCLVAANVCGPSRAALLTGRYPMRCGHPISRHPFPKYEQYGIASEEVTLAELLKSAGYRTKMVGKWHLGFHVDGSHPLDAGFDEYLGLYSNYSTQKDRADERTIYRNREVLEKNVPFEKVTKLYTDEIVEFIKQDHDEPFFVYFAHHIAHDPILPSSAFKGTSGKQGGGVFGDFVKELDSSVGQVLAAVEEAGIATNTLVVFMSDNGPARHGSANPLRGGKYVTMEGGHRVPAIFSWPGHIPAGQVSDAMISSLDLLPLFCHVAGAELPKDRTLDGKNIIDLLTGKTTQSPHQYFYYYNGVNLQGVRNEQWKIHLPRTTADQPYWAKNGGGPRKPYLTLQEPLLFDLDADVGEEKNVLSTHPEVAAELMKEAERTRAELGDVDVAGSDQRPHGLVNPQDKGEGSVLNQVTAAAVAVAQPKQIRVACVGDSITYGFGIENRAKESYPAQLQTLLGDPYVVGNFGKNGATVLKKGHAPYWRAPQYKAALKFNPDVVVIKLGTNDTRPGNIGKNKAEFVPNYVELIRSFQRLDRKPTVWICYSSPIYSPHKEMTDAVLKNDIIPLVTEVSEQAGVKVIDLNTVLSNRSELFPDGLHPGPEGAGIIAKTVATVITRQVKK
- a CDS encoding sulfatase-like hydrolase/transferase, with amino-acid sequence MKRTYRIMAMAASCLFVAGAHPVQAEQPNVVFIFADDMSYETIGAAGMLDIDTPNLDRLVENGASFTHAYNMGAWGGAVCAASRSMLNCGRFVWNAQAGVKTGVKEKSMWAQRMQAAGYQTYMTGKWHVPGAEAEDLFQTAKNVRGGMPSDFRSKGSADGTKPKGYGYGRPIDEEHYKKGWKPWDTTNGGFWEGGTHWSEVVANDSVEFLETAAKDDKPFFMYLAFNASHDPRQSPKEYIDRYPLDRIKLPENFLPQYPYADKVCGLGLRDEKLMPYPRTEYAVKVNRQEYFAIITHMDDQIGRIFEALEKTGKADNTYVVFTADHGLACGHHGFSGKQNMYDHSVRVPFLVVGPDVKPGVKIDAPIYLQDVMATSLEVAGAPLEGVDFKSLLPLLRGETTGHYPEIYGAYMNRQRMITKGDWKFISYPTANVERLFNLKKDPNELDDLAGNPEYAAKLKQMREALKKLSMELDDPLMKPSKGAAKMKKSK
- a CDS encoding sulfatase family protein; its protein translation is MHATGFLNTKVAKSAKDSGLRVLCGLLLIHSCFAASLSTRPNIVIVLTDDQGYADLGCFGGKQVKTPRIDRMAEEGAKLTSFYVAGSVCTPSRSALMTGCYPKRIGLAAGVFLAGDKNGLNPEETTLAEVLKTAGYKTAIFGKWHLGDQPDFLPTRQGFDEFFGLPYSHDIHPFHLNDKKHRFPPLPLMEMETVIEEEPDADYLTKRITGRAVEFIGKHKDEPFFLYIPHPIPHRPIHLSPPFMEPVPDAVKTKLKHETRIDYLTRDKIYNYAINEIDWSVGQILDALKQNGIDENTVVVFTSDNGPSVGSAAPLSGKKGSSFEGGMRVPTVIRWPGKIPAGQVNDELMTAMDLLPTFAKLAGAEIPTDRVIDGKDIFPVLTGGAESPHEAFFYYKGNDLKAVRSGQWKLHLGKAKGNGKGSRGKGSSSPMMALYDLDADMGEKQNVLASHPEVAERLLRCAETFQEELAQNSRPAGFMANAKPLTTRAN
- a CDS encoding DUF6786 family protein, coding for MKTMQMMAGLGGAALWLVSGCATTDTGGSGAFADDVAFMKQHTPIVLLKDGDAAVAVAPVYQGRVMTSTFDRQAGPSFGWINRPVIENGFLSEEEKKGRLEEHIYIFGGEERFWLGPEGGQYALFFKPGTQFEFSDWQTPAVIDTEAFEVVEQDDDSVTFKHRAELVNYGGAEFKVGIERTIELIDKDDAEEMLGVELGKGLRMVGYETDNRITNTGSNEWKPETGLLSIWMLGMYNPSPETTVVIPFKQGGEKELGPRVNDTYFGKVPPEYLRVEKQKLFFKGDGTRRGKIGISPQRSKGIAGSYDAAGQVLNIVTYNVQDAPNGFVNSMWEQQKEPYAGDVINSYNDGSPEPGVAPLGPFYELETSSPAAALKPGQTMRHVQRTFHIQGAEAELDPLARKLLGAKLDVIKSAF
- a CDS encoding family 43 glycosylhydrolase, coding for MAIGLVAGVAATAQAEMKKVVVTHSELKGIGLEKGVMRRDPSDIIKVGDLYYVWYSKGTISPGYDATVWYATSLDGVNWTEKGESLAKGAPGSWEGASVFTPNILVAEGKYWLFYTGTSRSYHEKPFNPDSKIGIAVSDSPDGPWERLATNPALKNSDNPADFDSHLIDDACLVVREGKYWFYYKGRQLGKSPGQTQMGLAIADKPEGPYVRHPENPVIPGNHEVLVWPQGTGVAAMIGTTGPKDIINSILYSEDGVHFSKTHTVVKGPWAGGAYRPEAFTQSGTGDLPEWGVEIGRAKGKGNLPFIHRFDVEKGE
- a CDS encoding sulfatase family protein, translated to MKRIVGLGLCLLLGGVTHAATKKPNIVVVIADDMGWGDSGTFGNELIQTPNMDRLAAQGVKLTQCYSACGVCSPSRSAILTGRTPYRNGVYRHLSGNGQAHLRASEITYPELLKGIGYETCHVGKWHLLSKNQFNKPEFPQPGEHGYDYWFYTQNNAEPSHKNPANFVRNGEPLGELQGYSAPLVAGEAVHWLKDLHDPKKPFALTVWFHEPHSPIATDPRFEALYKGHENSKYMGNITQMDHGLGMILDALDQAGVSDDTLVYFSSDNGPVPAYGGSSGGLRGNKRSEYEGGIRVPGLARWPGNIKPGSVSDVPVIGSDVFSTVLAITGLPLPKDRTIDGVNMLPALQGKPVERKIPMFWRTHVSGPNERVAMRVGDWKMIADETLTKFQLYEVQKDWKEENDLATKMPEKTEEMKRILLKLWADIEKEGPREWWESERQKPSRGGKLSY